One window from the genome of Ovis canadensis isolate MfBH-ARS-UI-01 breed Bighorn chromosome 21, ARS-UI_OviCan_v2, whole genome shotgun sequence encodes:
- the CCDC15 gene encoding coiled-coil domain-containing protein 15 isoform X3 has protein sequence MPRSMAPLKKPRNTTKLPLALNPLKSKDVLAVLAERNQAIVPVGAWVEPAPPDSSEVPAATSAYIIEEELKEQLRKKQEALKRFQRQVKSRVNQQIRLRKKQQLQRSYEAAEKEGSIAMYSSDLAHLTPKRTSVFPSNLNAAIGRARLPPPHMLEGGIEDRENQNELFQQQAQALSQSMKQARHRLASFKTVYQKDAPEFPDARKKSFPTQEKALCRKPSFTRINIGVRELPLEVHQGLLTPADYQKFMDDQEPEESSSVMIDKKGKKHLSWGDQETLLPEDKDIPFSRVQKVQFKTPLFDVMEEEEVKQLHQDVLPETQDYLPEAQGDLTSVLDVEWEAQRCEPRLSTQHIDLEDHTVEAKAQAIKTKTKSGMLKDTTVGLEDGDIALEVQDFPLQNQTFLPTDEHILPKDQNVLPKCQDQDFLPEDQCVLPKDQCVLPKDQNIQPKCQDQDFLPSNQKVCFKETYCDMMNEKGRKEFSLESYQYLPPKLQDQASIRDQSKCVMQPSCFKKSELRRGIASGVWLSLSSIQQPCVGTAEKWQEDLLLDGHQHLASKQQRETSSRKQVGDEYQSRLNTEFQTPLALQSGVSQEEDKKERQKQYLRYRRLFMDIEREQVKEQQRQKEHKKKIEKTAS, from the exons ATGCCAAGAAGTATGGCCCCCCTCAAGAAGCCTCGAAATACCACGAAGTTGCCCCTGGCTTTAAACCCCTTGAAGAGCAAGGACGTGTTGGCAGTGCTGGCTGAGAGGAACCAGGCTATAGTACCCGTTGGGGCCTGGGTGGAGCCTGCCCCACCAGATAGTTCAGAAGTCCCGGCAGCT ACTTCAGCATATATaattgaagaagaactgaaggagCAGCTAAGAAAGAAGCAGGAAGCTCTGAAGCGTTTTCAGAGACAAGTCAAAAGCCGAGTAAATCAGCAAATCAGGCTGAGAAAAAAGCAACAACTTCAGCGGTCTTATGAAGCT GCAGAGAAAGAAGGCTCAATAGCCATGTACTCTTCAGATCTAGCACACTTAACTCCTAAAAGAACGAGCGTTTTTCCAAGCAATTTGAATGCTGCTATTGGAAGGGCCAGATTGCCTCCTCCCCACATGCTTGAGGGTGGAATAGAAGACAGAGAGAATCAGAATGAACTGTTCCAACAACAAGCCCAGGCT CTTAGTCAAAGCATGAAACAAGCACGTCACCGGCTGGCATCGTTTAAAACTGTGTATCAGAAAGATGCACCAGAGTTTCCAGATGCTAGAAAGAAAAGCTTTCCCACCCAGGAG aaaGCACTTTGTAGGAAGCCATCATTTACCAGGATAAATATAGGCGTAAGAGAACTGCCCTTGGAGGTCCATCAAGGTCTTTTAACTCCTGCAGATTACCAGAAATTTATGGATGATCAG GAACCTGAGGAATCTTCATCTGTTATGATagataagaaagggaaaaagcatTTGTCTTGGGGGGACCAGGAGACTCTCCTTCCTGAAGACAAAGATATACCTTTCAGCAGAGTTCAG AAAGTACAATTCAAAACCCCACTATTTGATGTGATGGAAGAGGAAGAAGTAAAGCAATTACATCAGGACGTTTTGCCAGAAACCCAGGATTATCTTCCAGAAGCCCAGGGGGATTTGACAAGTGTCCTCGATGTTGAGTGGGAAGCCCAGCGCTGTGAGCCGAGACTCAGTACCCAGCATATCGACCTGGAAGACCACACTGTTGAGGCCAAAGCCCAGGCCATTAAGACAAAAACTAAGAGTGGTATGCTGAAAGACACGACTGTTGGACTAGAAGATGGGGATATTGCCTTGGAAGTGCAAGATTTTCCACTCCAAAATCAGACTTTTCTACCCACAGATGAGCACATTCTCCCCAAAGACCAGAATGTTCTACCGAAATGTCAGGACCAGGATTTTCTACCTGAAGACCAGTGTGTTTTACCCAAAGACCAATGTGTTCTCCCCAAAGACCAGAATATTCAACCCAAATGTCAGGACCAGGATTTTCTACCCAGCAATCAG aagGTATGCTTCAAGGAGACATATTGTGATATGAtgaatgagaaaggaagaaaagagtttTCTCTGGAAAGTTATCAATATCTGCCTCCTAAACTTCAGGACCAGGCCTCCATCAGAGATCAG AGCAAGTGTGTTATGCAACCCTCATGTTTCAAGAAATCGGAGCTTAGAAGAGGAATTGCTTCTGGAGTGTGGTTG AGCTTATCCTCCATACAGCAACCATGTGTTGGAACAGCTGAAAAATGGCAGGAAGATTTGCTTCTGGATGGGCATCAGCATCTTGCATCCAAGCAGCAGAGAGAGACTTCTAGCAGAAAACAG GTTGGTGATGAGTATCAGTCAAGATTGAACACTGAATTTCAAACTCCCCTGGCACTTCAGTCTGGAGTAAGTCAAGAGGAAGACAAGAAAGAG cGTCAAAAGCAATACCTGAGGTATAGACGACTTTTCATGGATATTGAAAGAGAACAAGTGAAAGAACAACAAAGGCAAAAAGAACAtaagaagaaaattgaaaa GACAGCTTCTTAA